Genomic DNA from Bacteroides zhangwenhongii:
GTAGGACTGGAAGAATCGGGTGTGGCACGCCTCATCAAATCAGCCTACAAGCTGTTGAATCTGGAAACTTTCTTCACAGCCGGAGAAATGGAAGTGAAAGCCTGGACTTATCACAAAGGATGGAAAGCTCCTCAATGTGCTGGTGTTATCCACACCGATTTTGAAAAAGGATTTATCCGTGCAGAAGTCATCAAATACGATGATTATATCCAGTACGGTTCGGAAGCGGCTGTGAAAGAGGCAGGCAAACTAGGTGTGGAAGGCAAAGAATATATCGTACAGGACGGTGACATCATGCATTTCCGTTTCAACGTATAACAATAAATCAAGAATGAAGAACTTTTCCCAGTCTTCATTCTAAATTCTTAATTCTTCATTAAAATGAAATATCTCATTGCAGGAACCGGAGGGGTAGGCGGCAGTATCGCAGGATTTTTGTCGCTGGCAGGCAAGGATGTTACTTGTATTGCACGTGGAGCCCATTTACAGGCAATACAGACGAACGGACTGAAACTGAAGTCGGATCTTAAAGGAGAACATACACTCCATATTCCGGCAACCACCGCAGAAGAGTTCGATGGAAAAGCAGATGTGATATTCGTATGCGTAAAGGGTTATTCGGTCGATTCCATCGTAGAACTCATTAAAAGAGCCGCCCACAAAGATACGGTTGTCATTCCTATACTGAATGTGTACGGTACAGGGCCGCGCATACAGAAACTTGTTCCGGAAGTTAAGGTTCTGGATGGTTGTATCTACATTGTAGGCTTCGTATCCGGCACAGGAGAGATCACCCAAATGGGGAAAATCTTCCGGCTGGTATATGGCGCTCATCGTGGAACAACTGTAAAACCCGGCTTATTGGAAGCCATCCAACAGGATTTGCAAGAAGCGGGTATCAAAGTAGATTTGTCATCCGATATCAATCGGGATACATTCATTAAGTGGTCGTTCATCTCCGCAATGGCTGTAACGGGCGCTTACTACGATGTCCCGATGGGTGAGGTTCAGAAACCGGGAAAAGTGCGGGACACCTTTATCGGGCTTTCCACAGAAAGCGCTGCTTTAGGAAAGAAACTGGGTGTTGAATTTCCGGAAGATCCCGTTGCCTACAATCTGAAAGTCATTGATAAACTTGATCCCGAAAGCACTGCTTCCATGCAAAAAGACTTGGCACGCGGACACGAATCCGAAATACAAGGACTGCTTTTCGATATGATCACAGCGGCAGAAGAACAAGGTATCGACATACCGACGTACCGAATGGTTGCGGAAAAATTTACCAAACACTAATCATTAACCCATTAATAACTATATAACATGAATACCATGCTATTATCCATCAACTGGAATCCCAATCCCGAACTATTCAACCTGTTCGGCATTTCTATCCGTTATTACGGATTATTGTGGGCAGTAGGAATATTCTTTGCATACGTTATTGTTCACTACCAGTACCGGGATAAGAAGATAGAAGAGAAGAAGTTTGATCCGCTTTTCTTTTACTGTTTCTTTGGTATTCTTATCGGTGCCCGTCTGGGACACTGTTTATTCTATGATCCGGGATACTATCTGTCCCATTTTTGGGAAATGATTCTTCCCATCAAGTTTATGCCGGATGGAAACTGGAAATTTACCGGATACGAAGGGCTGGCCAGTCACGGAGGCACACTGGGACTGATAGTGGCACTATGGCTGTATTGCCGTAAGACAAAACTCCACTATATGGATGTATTGGATATGATTGCCGTAGCTACACCGATCACAGCCTGTTTCATCCGCCTTGCCAACTTGATGAACTCTGAAATCATCGGTAAACCGACCGATGTACCTTGGGCATTCGTTTTTGAACGTGTAGATATGCAGCCTCGCCATCCGGGACAGCTTTATGAGGCCATCGCCTACCTCATCCTGTTCTTCATCATGATTTATCTGTATAAGAATTACAGCAAGAAACTGCATCGCGGATTCTTCTTCGGACTCTGCCTGACGTATATCTTCACCTTCCGCTTCTTCATCGAGTTCCTGAAAGAGAACCAGGAAGCGTTCGAGGACCAAATGATGTTTAATATGGGACAATGGCTAAGTATTCCATTTGTCATAATAGGCGTTTATTTCATGTTCTTCTATGATAAAAAGAAGAAAGTAGCTTGATGTTAAAACGCAGGATTAACGCAAATTATCGCAAATATGTGTTTGTTTTATAACCATATGTAGGGATATTCCTAAAATAATAAAATTAAAGGCAACTACTTCATTGCGAATTAGTTGCCTTTTTTGTATCTTTAAGCACTCCCCCCAAAAAACGGTTTGACGGCCAAAACGGGGGTAATTAAATATAAAAACACATGGTAAAGATACAAAAAATTTCAGAAATCGAACCTAGTTTAGGTTTTACCGAGTTCGATATACTAAAAAAATATCGTCAAAGTTTTGCAACGAGTGAATTAGGTCGGCTCCATTCTCTGTTTCCTTTCTCGGCACTGGCCCGCCAAATGCATTTGAAGTCTTCCGCTTTGGGGCGTAAAAGTTATTTTTCTCCTGAAGGTAAAATAGCCTTGATGGTCTTGAAGTCCTATACCAACTTCTCCGATTCACAACTGATCGAACATTTAAACGGTAATATTCATTACCAGATATTCTGTGGTGTTCAGATTGATCCTCTTCATCCACTGACCAATTCAAAAATCGTCAGTGCAATCCGTCAGGAACTGGCGGACCATCTTGATATTGAGTCCCTCCAGCTTATTCTGGCTGAGCACTGGAAACCTTACCTTGAAAACCTTCATGTCTGTATGACCGATGCCACCTGTTATGAAAGTCATCTGCGCTTTCCTACCGATGTCAAACTTTTATGGGAAGGTATTGCATGGCTTCACCGTCATCTGTGCAAACATTGCCGTACATTGCACATACAACGTCCCCGTAACAAGTATCTTGATGTAAGCCGCGCCTACCTTGCTTATAGCAAACTTCGTAAACGCAGGAAATCACAGACCCGTATGATTAAACGCAGGTTACTTCAGTTGTTGGAAAAGTTACTTGAGCAGCTGAGGCTGCTTCATTCCTCCTACAGGGACAGGCTTACACTATCCTCCGATTACCAAAGACGTTTCTCGGTCATACAGAGGGTCCTTGAGCAAGGGAAGTATTTATTTGCAGGTAAAAAAGTGTCCGACCGTATTGTAAGTATCGACCGTCATTACCTTCGTCCCATTATCAGAGGCAAGGAAAACAAATCCGTTGAATTCGGCGCCAAAGTCAACAATATACAGATAGATGGGATCTCCTTCATAGAACATATCTCCTTTAAGGCTTTCAACGAAGGAATACGTTTGAAGGACTGTATTCGTCTGCAACAACAACTGACCGGGGTTAGAGTGAAGGCGCTTGCAGCGGATTCAATCTATGCTAATAATGCCAACCGGAAATTTTGTACAAGATATCACATCAGTACTTCCTTTAAGCGTAAGGGCAGAGCTGCCAAAGACGAGCCGCTTCGTAAGATCTTACGGTCGGAACTCGGCCGTGAAAGAGCCACCCGCCTGGAAGGAAGCTTTGGAACACAGAAACAACATTACTCACTGGCCAGGATAAAAGCCAGAAACAGGAAAACGGAAATGCTTTGGATTTTCTTTGGAATACATACGGCCAATGCGGTATGTATGATAGAAAAGGTTGAAAAGAAAATAAGAAAGGCAGCATAATCTGACTAAAATGAGAGGTAAACAGGAGAGGTTTTAACTTCCCCTAAAAAAGACATGTACATAATGCAAGGTTGGAAGAGAAAACATAAGAATATGTAAATAATATTCTATAAAAAAGGATAAAGGAATGGGGAGTTGACCGAAAAAATTAAGAGAAAAGCTCACGTAAAGTAAAACTTTTCTCTTGATTTATGAGAAAGAGGAACATTTACTGAATATCCCTATGTATATGCTTTAATAATCTGTAATAATTTGCGTTAATCTGCGTTTTAACACGTCTTTTTACATTATCAATCGATTGCTTATTTCCCTCTGACTATCTTCTTGATATCATTCAACTTATTCAGTGCCTCGATCGGAGTGAGATTGTTTACATCCAAATTCAATATTTCATCACGAATCTGGCAAAGGATAGGATCATCCAACTGAAAGAAACTCAATTGCATCCCTCCACGATTCTCGCTCACCTCTGCCAATGGCTTACCGGAGATACCCTGTTGGCGATTATCAGATTCAAGCTGTTTCAAGATCTCATTTGCACGCTTCACAATGCTCTTCGGCATACCTGCCATCTTCGCTACATGAATACCGAAAGAATGCTCACTACCACCGCGCTCCAGTTTACGAAGGAAGATGACCTTATTATCCACCTCTTTCACCGATACATTATAATTCTTGATACGATTGAAAGATTTCTCCATTTCATTCAACTCATGATAGTGAGTGGCAAATAATGTGCGCGCTTTCGCCTTCGGGTGTTCATGGATATATTCCACAATCGCCCAAGCGATAGAAATACCATCGTATGTAGAAGTACCGCGCCCTAATTCATCAAACAACACAAGACTTCGGGAAGAAACATTATTCAAGATATCCGCCGCTTCATTCATCTCCACCATAAAGGTAGACTCACCGACAGAAATATTATCGCTTGCCCCCACACGGGTAAATATCTTATCCACCAATCCGATATGAGCACTTTCCGCAGGAACGAACGAACCGATCTGTGCAAGGAGAGTAATCAACGCCGTCTGACGCAAAAGAGCGGACTTACCGGCCATATTAGGACCTGTGATAATAATAATCTGCTGAGTAGTACTGTCCAGCATTACATCATTCGCAATATACTTCTCACCGATAGGGAGCTGTTTCTCAATCACAGGGTGACGTCCCTGACGGATATCCAAGACATCACTATCTTCAATAATAGGACGAATATAATGATTCTCCCGAGCTACATTAGCAAATGACAACAGACAGTCCAAGCGAGCTATCTGATTCGCGTTAATCTGTATCTGAGGAATAAACTCCATCAATGCCTGCACCAGATCCGTATATAGCCGCGTCTCCAAAACCAGAATCTTATCTTCCGCCCCCAGAATCTTTTCCTCATATTCCTTCAGCTCCTGTGTGATATAACGCTCCGCATTAACCAATGTCTGTTTACGAATCCATTCTGCCGGAACTTTATCTTTATGGACATTACGAACCTCGATATAATATCCGAATACATTATTATAAGCCACTTTCAAGCTTGGAATACCCGTCAGCTCACTTTCACGCTGTTGTATCTGGAGTAAATAATCCTTCCCCGAATACGAAATCCGGCGCAATTCATCCAAGTCCGCATTCACACCGTCTTGAATCACCCCACCTTTATTGACAGCCAATGGCGGATCATTCTTTATCTCTTTGGCAATCCGGTCACGAATAGTGACACAAAGATTCAACTGTTCCCCTATCTGATTCAGACTTGCATTATCCGCTTGAATACATGCCAGTTTAATGGGTTCGATGGCCTGCAATGCCACTTTCAGTTGAACAACTTCGCGCGGTGACACACGCCCTACAGCCACTTTGGAAATAATACGTTCCAAATCCCCTATCAGATGTAACTGTTCTTCGATGACAGCTTTAAAATCCGGTTGGCGGAAAAAATATTCCACCACATTCAATCGTTCATCAATCGGTTTCTTATCCTTCAACGGGAAGACCATCCAACGTTTCAGCAAACGTGCTCCCATCGGGCTGATCGTTCTGTCAATCACATTGAGCAGACTGCTTCCGCCATCATTCATATTGCCGATCAGCTCCAGACTACGTACCGTAAACTTATCCAGGCGGACATATTTATCTTCTTCAATACGAGACAATGAAGTAATATGCCCGATTTGCGTATGTTGCGTCATCGTCAGATATTGCAGGATAGCACCGGAAGCAATGATACCGTTCTTCAGATGCTCCACTCCGAACCCTTTCAGGTTCTTCGTTTCAAAATGTTTCAGAAGTTTTTCGCGGGCCGTTGTTTCCGTAAATACCCAATCATCCAGTTCGAATGTAAAGAACTTACTGCCAAAATTACCCTCAAACATCAGCCGCTTGCCCCTTTCAAAAAGAATCTCTTTCGGACCGAAGTTATTCAACAGTTTATCTACATAATCAAAAGGTCCCTCTGCAGTTAGGAATTCACCGGTAGAAATATCAAGAAAGGCAACCCCACAGGAAGCCTTGCCGAAATGAACGGCAGCCAGAAAGTTGTTCTCTTTATAATTCAGTACATTATCATTGATAGAAACGCCGGGAGTCACCAATTCGGTTATACCTCGCTTCACCAACTTTTTTGTCATTTTCGGATCTTCCAACTGATCACAGATAGCGACCCGCTTTCCGGCACGAACCAGTTTAGGAAGATACGTATCGAGAGCATGATGGGGAAAACCCGCCATCTCAATGGTTTTACCTTTTCCGTTTGCACGTTTTGTCAATGTGATTCCCAGAATCTCGGAGGCAACAATGGCATCTGTGGAATATGTTTCATAAAAGTCGCCGCAACGAAACAGCATCACTGCATCCGGATGTTGTGCCTTCAAATCCAGAAACTGTTTCATCATCGGGGTAAGGACGATCTCTTCTTCGTTCACGGTTCTCTCCTTTTCTTTTTTATTTAGGGTAAACAATTGCAATATCTTTGCAAAGATAACGGTTTTCCGGCAGAGAATCAACGGTATCCCCCGTTTCAATTTTCAAAATAAGTGTTGCATACTTTTAAAAAGAGAGGATGTTTTTCTTAACAAACAGGAAGATAATATTAAAACGTGTTATAAAACATACTATTTTTCTTGGATAATTTGCTAATATCACAGAAGTCCGTACCTTTGCAATGTGTTTTTCATAGTATTAGATTTAAGGTTAACAAAGGTTGGGTCAAGGCGTTGACCCTTTTTTTATGTCCGTACGGCTCATTAACGCCCTTTTCTTTCCGCCAAATACACCCCACAGACAATACAGCCTGCACCTATTAATGCAAACAGAGTGATTTGTTCCTGCAAAATCATCATGGAAGCTACCATTGTCACCAACGGATTGAGATAGATATAATTGGAAGCTCTAACAGTTCCCAACTGTTTTAAGACCACATTCCAGAGGACATAACATATCAAGGAAGCCAGAACAGCCAGAAACAAAAGATTGGATAATACAATCGGTTTTAAAAGTATATCAAGATCCGGTTGTAACGGATGAAGAAGAAAGGCGGGAAGTATGGTCAATACTCCATAAAAAAATATCTTGCGGGTGATAAATACAGTGGGGTAACGCCCCGTCATTTTCCGTATAATCAAGCTATAAAATGCCCACGAAAGAGCGGCAAGTAAAGTAAGCAAATCACCTACAGGAGAGATTTTCAGTATTACACTCCCATTAAAGACCACTAATCCTACTCCTGC
This window encodes:
- the lgt gene encoding prolipoprotein diacylglyceryl transferase, which translates into the protein MNTMLLSINWNPNPELFNLFGISIRYYGLLWAVGIFFAYVIVHYQYRDKKIEEKKFDPLFFYCFFGILIGARLGHCLFYDPGYYLSHFWEMILPIKFMPDGNWKFTGYEGLASHGGTLGLIVALWLYCRKTKLHYMDVLDMIAVATPITACFIRLANLMNSEIIGKPTDVPWAFVFERVDMQPRHPGQLYEAIAYLILFFIMIYLYKNYSKKLHRGFFFGLCLTYIFTFRFFIEFLKENQEAFEDQMMFNMGQWLSIPFVIIGVYFMFFYDKKKKVA
- a CDS encoding transposase; amino-acid sequence: MVKIQKISEIEPSLGFTEFDILKKYRQSFATSELGRLHSLFPFSALARQMHLKSSALGRKSYFSPEGKIALMVLKSYTNFSDSQLIEHLNGNIHYQIFCGVQIDPLHPLTNSKIVSAIRQELADHLDIESLQLILAEHWKPYLENLHVCMTDATCYESHLRFPTDVKLLWEGIAWLHRHLCKHCRTLHIQRPRNKYLDVSRAYLAYSKLRKRRKSQTRMIKRRLLQLLEKLLEQLRLLHSSYRDRLTLSSDYQRRFSVIQRVLEQGKYLFAGKKVSDRIVSIDRHYLRPIIRGKENKSVEFGAKVNNIQIDGISFIEHISFKAFNEGIRLKDCIRLQQQLTGVRVKALAADSIYANNANRKFCTRYHISTSFKRKGRAAKDEPLRKILRSELGRERATRLEGSFGTQKQHYSLARIKARNRKTEMLWIFFGIHTANAVCMIEKVEKKIRKAA
- a CDS encoding DMT family transporter — encoded protein: MELKHGYYHLIAILTVSIWGLTFIATKVLIGYGLTPQEIFFYRFLIAYAGIWIISPKRLFANRWKDEFWLMAGGIFGGSLYFFTENTALGITQASNVSFLICTAPLLTTILSLLFYKSEKATKGLIGGSLLALAGVGLVVFNGSVILKISPVGDLLTLLAALSWAFYSLIIRKMTGRYPTVFITRKIFFYGVLTILPAFLLHPLQPDLDILLKPIVLSNLLFLAVLASLICYVLWNVVLKQLGTVRASNYIYLNPLVTMVASMMILQEQITLFALIGAGCIVCGVYLAERKGR
- the mutS gene encoding DNA mismatch repair protein MutS; translation: MMKQFLDLKAQHPDAVMLFRCGDFYETYSTDAIVASEILGITLTKRANGKGKTIEMAGFPHHALDTYLPKLVRAGKRVAICDQLEDPKMTKKLVKRGITELVTPGVSINDNVLNYKENNFLAAVHFGKASCGVAFLDISTGEFLTAEGPFDYVDKLLNNFGPKEILFERGKRLMFEGNFGSKFFTFELDDWVFTETTAREKLLKHFETKNLKGFGVEHLKNGIIASGAILQYLTMTQHTQIGHITSLSRIEEDKYVRLDKFTVRSLELIGNMNDGGSSLLNVIDRTISPMGARLLKRWMVFPLKDKKPIDERLNVVEYFFRQPDFKAVIEEQLHLIGDLERIISKVAVGRVSPREVVQLKVALQAIEPIKLACIQADNASLNQIGEQLNLCVTIRDRIAKEIKNDPPLAVNKGGVIQDGVNADLDELRRISYSGKDYLLQIQQRESELTGIPSLKVAYNNVFGYYIEVRNVHKDKVPAEWIRKQTLVNAERYITQELKEYEEKILGAEDKILVLETRLYTDLVQALMEFIPQIQINANQIARLDCLLSFANVARENHYIRPIIEDSDVLDIRQGRHPVIEKQLPIGEKYIANDVMLDSTTQQIIIITGPNMAGKSALLRQTALITLLAQIGSFVPAESAHIGLVDKIFTRVGASDNISVGESTFMVEMNEAADILNNVSSRSLVLFDELGRGTSTYDGISIAWAIVEYIHEHPKAKARTLFATHYHELNEMEKSFNRIKNYNVSVKEVDNKVIFLRKLERGGSEHSFGIHVAKMAGMPKSIVKRANEILKQLESDNRQQGISGKPLAEVSENRGGMQLSFFQLDDPILCQIRDEILNLDVNNLTPIEALNKLNDIKKIVRGK
- a CDS encoding ketopantoate reductase family protein, whose protein sequence is MKYLIAGTGGVGGSIAGFLSLAGKDVTCIARGAHLQAIQTNGLKLKSDLKGEHTLHIPATTAEEFDGKADVIFVCVKGYSVDSIVELIKRAAHKDTVVIPILNVYGTGPRIQKLVPEVKVLDGCIYIVGFVSGTGEITQMGKIFRLVYGAHRGTTVKPGLLEAIQQDLQEAGIKVDLSSDINRDTFIKWSFISAMAVTGAYYDVPMGEVQKPGKVRDTFIGLSTESAALGKKLGVEFPEDPVAYNLKVIDKLDPESTASMQKDLARGHESEIQGLLFDMITAAEEQGIDIPTYRMVAEKFTKH